ATGGTCACGCCCAAAGAAGTGCTGGAGCTCAAACAGGCGGAAAGCAAATGAACCGCGCCGCCGCGTCCTCCCGCCAACGTCCGGGGCTGCGCGCCCCGCACGGCCCTGCCCGTCCGCTTGAAGGAGAAAGGCCATGAGCGCCGTTATCGATGACCACGGTCATGCCGACCACGCCCACGGCCCCGCCAAAGGCCTGATGCGCTGGGTGCTGACCACCAACCACAAGGACATCGGCACGCTGTACCTGTGGTTCGCGTTCTGCATGTTCCTGCTCGGCGGCTCGTTCGCCATGGTGATCCGCGCCGAGCTGTTCCAGCCCGGCCTGCAGATCGTGGAGCCTGCGTTCTTCAACCAGATGACCACCATGCACGGCCTGGTGATGGTGTTCGGCGCGGTGATGCCGGCGTTCGTCGGCCTCGCCAACTGGATGATCCCGCTGATGATCGGCGCGCCGGACATGGCCCTGCCGCGGATGAACAACTTCAGCTTCTGGCTGCTGCCGGCGGCGTTCCTGCTGCTGGTCTCGACCCTGTTCACCCCCGGCGGCGGCCCGAACTTCGGCTGGACGTTCTACGCGCCGCTGTCCACCACCTACGCGCCGGAAAGCGTGACGTTCTTCATCTTCGCCATCCACCTGATGGGGATCAGTTCGATCATGGGCGCGATCAACGTGATCGCCACCATCCTCAACCTGCGTGCCCCCGGCATGACCCTGATGAAGATGCCGCTGTTCGTCTGGACCTGGCTGATCACCGCGTTCCTGCTGATCGCGGTGATGCCGGTGCTGGCCGGCTGCGTGACGATGATGCTGATGGACATCCACTTCGGCACCAGTTTCTTCAGCGCCGCCGGCGGCGGCGACCCGGTGCTGTTCCAGCATGTGTTCTGGTTCTTCGGCCACCCCGAGGTGTACATCATGATCCTGCCGGCCTTCGGCGCCGTCAGCGCGATCATCCCGACCTTCGCGCGCAAGCCGCTGTTCGGCTACACCTCGATGGTCTACGCCACGGCGAGCATCGCGTTCCTGTCGTTCATCGTCTGGGCGCACCACATGTTCGTGGTGGGCATCCCGCTGGTGGGCGAGCTGTTCTTCATGTACGCCACCATGCTGATCGCCGTGCCCACCGGGGTGAAGGTGTTCAACTGGGCCAGCACCATGTGGCAGGGTTCGATGACCTTCGAGACGCCGATGCTGTTCGCGGTGGCGTTCGTGATCCTGTTCTCCATCGGCGGCTTCTCCGGCCTGATGCTGGCCATCGCCCCGGCGGACTTCCAGTACCAGGACACCTACTTCGTGGTCGCCCACTTCCACTACGTGCTGGTGCCGGGGGCGATCTTCGGGATCTTCGCCTCGGCCTACTACTGGCTGCCGAAGTGGACCGGCCACATGTACGACGAGACCCTCGGCAAGCTGCATTTCTGGCTGTCCTTCATCGGCATGAACCTGACGTTCTTCCCGATGCACTTCGTGGGCCTGGCGGGCATGCCCCGGCGGATCCCGGACTACAACCTGCAGTTCGCCGACTTCAACATGGTGTCGTCGATCGGCGCGTTCATGTTCGGCGCCACGCAGATCTTCTTCCTGTTCATCGTGATCAAGACCATCCGCGGCGGCGCGCCGGCGCCGGCCAAGCCTTGGGACGGCGCCGAAGGGCTGGAGTGGAGCGTACCGTCGCCGGCGCCGTACCACACCTTCACCACGCCGCCGGAAGTCAAATGAACATTTTCTGCCTTGTGGAAACGCCTGAGGGAGCGGGCTCGCCCGCGATGGCGGCCTGCCTGAAACACGGCGGCGGCTGCATCGCCGGCAAGCCAGCTCCCACACAGTTCTCGGCAGAGGGCAAAGATCATGGCTGACTCGGTCTCGATGAAAAAACTGGTCACCCGCCTGTTGAGCGTGGTGGTGGCGATGTTTGTCTTCGGCTTCGCCCTGGTGCCGCTGTACGACGTGATGTGCAAGGCCTTCGGCATCAACGGCAAGACTGCCGGGCAGTACGAAGGCGAACAGACCGTCGACACCTCGCGCCAGGTGCGCGTGCAGTTCCTGTCGACCAACACCGCCGACATGCCGTGGGACTTCTACCCCAAGCATGACGAGCTGACGGCCAACCCCGGCGCGGTCAACGAGATGATCTTCATCGCCCGCAACCCCACCGACAAGCCGATGAGCGCCCAGGCCGTGCCGAGCATCGCGCCGAGCAACGCGGCGGCGTATTTCCACAAGACCGAATGCTTCTGTTTCACCCAGCAGGTGCTGCAGCCCGGTCAGCAGATCGAGATGCCCGTGCGCTTCATCGTTGACCGCGACATGCCCAAGGATGTGAAGCACCTGACGCTGTCCTACACGCTGTTCGACATCACCGCCCGTCATCCACCGGTGGCCGCAAGCACTGGCGGTTAAGCGTGCCCGATAAGGAGAACAATAAATGGCGACTCATGAGCACTATTACGTTCCGGCCCAGAGCAAGTGGCCGATCGTGGCGACCGTCGGCATGGTCACCACGGTGTATGGCCTGGCGACCTGGTTCAACGACCTGAAGGCGGCGCGCCCGGAATCCCACGGCCCGCTGATCTTCTTCATCGGCGGCCTGCTGCTGGCGTACATGCTGTTCGGCTGGTTCGGCGCAGTGATCAAGGAAAGCCGTGCGGGGCTGTACAGCCCGCAGCTGGACCGCTCGTTCCGCTGGGGCATGAGCTGGTTCATTTTCTCGGAGGTGATGTTCTTCATCGCCTTCTTCGGCGCGCTGTTCTACGTGCGGCACGTGTCGGGGCCGGCGCTGGGCGGCGAAGGCACCAAGGGCATCGCCCACATGCTGTGGCCGAACTTCGAGTTCGTCTGGCCGCTGCTGAACAACCCGGACTCCAAGCTGTTCCCGCCGCCCAAGGAAGTCATCAGCCCCTGGGGCCTGCCGCTGATCAACACCATCTTGCTGGTGAGCTCCAGCGTCACCGTGACCATCGCCCACCACGCCCTGAAAAAGGGCCACCGCGGTGCGCTGAAGCTGTGGCTGGCGGTCACCGTGCTGCTGGGCTGCGGCTTCCTGGCGCTGCAGGCCGAAGAGTACATGCACGCCTACCACGAACTGGGCCTGACCCTGGGCTCGGGCATCTACGGCGCGACGTTCTTCATGCTCACCGGTTTCCACGGCGCCCATGTGACCATCGGCACGATCATCCTGTTCGTGATGCTGGTGCGCATCATGCGCGGGCATTTCGACGCCGAGCACCAGTTCGGCTTCGAGGCGGCGAGCTGGTACTGGCACTTCGTGGACGTGGTGTGGATCGGCTTGTTCGTGTTCGTCTATGTGCTCTGAAGCCGCAGGCGCACAGCTTCAGGCTTCAAGAGGGCGCCCGGCGCATTCACCAGGGCGCATGTGAAACGAGCTGGCCGCTCCAGAAGCCCCAGGCGATCAGGCCGACGGTGGCGGCGGCCAGAGTGACCCGAACGCTCAAGGCGATCACCAGACGGTTCGAGCCGCTGTCGTCCTTGACCAGAAAGAACAGGCCGCTGAACAGGCTGATCACCGTGGCGATCAGCATCAGGACGATGGCTGCCTTGAGCATCATGGCAAGACTCCGGGGGGACAGGCGATGCAATTGAGTATAGCGGTCGCGCGCACCGGTTTCGGGGCACGGCCATGAAACGCTTCCGGCCCGGCGTCGTGCCGACGGTGGCGGTGATCCTGCTGCTGCCGCTGATGGTGTCGCTGGGCTTCTGGCAACTGGGCCGCGGCGCGGAGAAGACCGCCTTGCTCGCCAGCTACGCCGAACGCCGCGCGGCCGAACCGATGGCCGCCGCCGAACTGCTGCACAGCGCCGATCCGGCCTTCCGACGGGTGCACCTGCACGGCCGCTTCGATGCCGCCCACAGCCTGCTGCTCGACAACCGCCAGCGCGACGGCAAGGTCGGCGTCGAGCTGCTGCAGCCCTTCCAGGACCGGCGCACCGGCCAGTGGCTGCTGGTCAACCGCGGCTGGCTGCCGTGGCCGGACCGGCGCGTTGTGCCGCAGTTCGCCACCCCGGCCGACGCAGTGGACCTGGATGCCTGGGTCTACGTCGCCCCCGGGGCGACGTTCCAGCTGCATGCCGATCCGGTCAGCGACGTCTGGCCGCAGACCGTCACCGCCGTCGAACCCGCCCGGCTGTGGAAAACCCTCGAACGCGACGGCTTCGCCTATGAAGTGCGCGCGGAAACCGGCCCCGTCAGCTACCGGAGCGACTGGCCGGTGGTGGCGATGGGCCCGGAAAAACACCTCGGCTACGCCGTGCAGTGGTTCGCCATGGCCACCGCGCTGCTCGGCCTCTACCTGTATCTCGGCTGGCACAACGCAAAGGAGAAACACCATGGGAGCGGCCATGAATCCACCCAGCATGTCTGAAGCCAAGCCGGCGGCCGGTCGCCGCCGCGGACGCATCCAACTGCTGCTGATCGTGCTGGGGGTGGTCGGCCCGATGGTCCTCGCCACCGGCATGTACAAACTGCAGTTCTGGGTGCCGGAAGGCCGCAGCTACCACGGCGAGCTGATCGGCAACGGCCAGACCCGCGCCGACCTCGGCGTGGCGGCCGACGAAGAGCGCTGGCAGATGCTGGTGACCGCCCCCGGCGATTGCGCGGCGGACTGCCAGCAACTGGTGTACCTGGCGCGACAGATCCAGATCGGCCTGGGCCGCGACGCCGGGCGCGCCAGCCACGCCCTCGCCGCCGCGCAGCCGCTCGGCGCCGACTACGAAGCCCGGCTGGCCCGCGACTACCCGCAACTTCAGCGCTACCCGCTGGACACCGCCGGCCTGCGCAAGACCGCCGGGGACGCGTCCGCGCCGCAGCTGTGGATCATCGACCCCCACGGCAACCTGGTGCTGCGCTACGGCCCGGACGTCAACGGCAAGGATCTGCTCAACGATCTGCGCCACCTGCTGAAATTGTCGAACATCGGATAGGGACATCGTCATGGCCAAACCCGGATTTCGCCTTGCGCTGTTCGCCACCCTGCTGGCGCTGATCGTGGTGCTGCTCGGCGCCTACACCCGCCTGACCCACGCCGGCCTCGGCTGCCCCGACTGGCCGGGCTGCTACGGTTTCATCAGCGTGCCCAAGAGCGAAGCCCAACTGGCCCATGCCGAGCTGCACTTCCCGGATTCGCCGGTGGAGGCGCACAAGGGCTGGAACGAGATGATCCACCGCTACTTCGCCGGCACCCTGGGCATGCTCATCGCCGTATTGGCCGGGCGGGCGTGGGTCGATCGCCGACGCCCGGGACAACCGCTGAAACTGCCGCTGTTCCTGCTGGCGGTGGTGTTCGCCCAGGCGGCGTTCGGCATGTGGACAGTGACGCTCAAGCTATGGCCGCAGGTGGTCACCGGGCACCTGCTGGGCGGCTTCGCGACCTTGAGCCTGCTGTTCCTGCTGACGTTGCGGCTGTCCGGCGTGTTGCCGGCCCTGAGCGTGCCGCGTCGCCTGCAACATTGGGCGACCGCCGGCCTGGCGCTGGTGATCGCCCAGATCGCCCTCGGCGGCTGGGTCAGCTCCAACTACGCGGCGGTGGCCTGCATCGACTTCCCCACCTGCCACGGCCAATGGCTGCCGCCGGCGGACTTCGCCAACGGCTTCCACCTGACCCAGCACATCGGCCCCAACTACCTGGGCGGCCAACTGGACAGCGACGCCCGCACCGCCATCCACCTGACCCACCGCATCGGCGCCCTGCTGGTGACGCTGGTGCTGCTGGGGCTGGCGTGGCAACTGAAGGCGGTGGGCATGACCCGCCTCGCCGGGCTGGTGCTGGCCGCCCTCGCCGCGCAGATCACCCTGGGCGTCAGCAACGTGCTGTTCCATCTGCCGCTGCCGGTGGCCGTGGCGCACAACGCCGGCGGCGCCGCGCTGCTGCTGACGATGGTGCTGGTCAACTATCACGCGCGCACCGCCCTGGTGCGGGTCAAACGGCCGATGCCGGCGGGCTGGCGCCTGAGCCCGCGCCGACACCCGGCCGCGCCGGCCACCCTCAAAGGAGAGACCCCATGGCGATTCTGATCGGCGAGCGCCCTGCCCAGGCACTGTGGCGCGACTACCTGGAGCTGACCAAGCCGAAAGTGGTGGTGCTGATGCTCATCACCTCGCTGGTGGGCATGTTCCTGGCGACCCGGGCCGGCGTGCCATGGACGGTGCTGGTGTTCGGCAACCTGGGCATCGCGCTGTGCGCCGGCGGCGCGGCGGCGGTCAACCATGTGGTGGACCGACGCATCGACGCGGTGATGGCCCGCACCCACAAGCGGCCGCTGGCCGAAGGCCGGGTAGCACCGGCGGCCGCGCTGACCTTTGCGCTGGCGCTGGCGCTGTCCGGCCAGGCCCTGCTGCTGGCCTTCACCAATGCCCTGACCGCCTGGCTGACCCTGGCCTCGCTGCTCGGCTACGCGGTGGTCTACACCGGTTTCCTGAAACGGGCGACCCCGCAGAACATCGTCATCGGCGGCCTCGCCGGCGCCGCCCCGCCGCTGCTGGGCTGGACCGCCGCCACCGGCCACGTCAGCGCCGAACCCCTGCTGCTGGTGCTGATCATCTTCGCCTGGACGCCGCCGCACTTCTGGGCCCTGGCCATCCACCGCAAGGAGGAATACGCCAAGGCCGACATTCCGATGCTGCCGGTCACCCACGGCGAGCACTACACCAAGGTGCACATCCTGCTGTACACCTTCGCCCTGCTGGCGGTCAGCCTGCTGCCTTACGTGATCCACATGAGCGGGCTGCTGTACCTGATCTGCGCGCTCGGGCTGGGCGCCCGGTTTCTGCAATGGGCCGTTGTGCTGTACCGTGGCACTCGGCCGCACGCGGCGATCAACACCTTCAAGTACTCTATTTATTACTTGTTCCTGCTGTTCATCGCCCTGCTCGTAGACCACTACCTATTGTTGAACCTATGACTCGAACCCAGAAAACCGTCTTCATCCTCGTCGCCGTGATCGCGCTGATCCTCGGCCTGACCGTCAACAAGGTGCTGAGCGGCAAGGGCCAGGGCGACCCCACCGCGCTGATCGACGCCGGCATCATCCTGCTGCCGCAGAGCCGCAACCTGCCGGACGTGACCATGACCGACCAGGACGGCAAGGCCGTCACGGTCAACGAGCTCAAGGGCAAATGGAGCCTGCTGTTCTTCGGCTACACCTTCTGCCCGGACATCTGCCCGACCACCCTCGCCCAGCTGCGCCAGATCAAGAGCGAGTTGCCCAAGGACGCGGTCGACAAGCTGCAGATCGTCCTGGTCAGCGTCGACCCCAACCGCGACAACCCGAAACAGCTCAAGCAGTACCTGGGCTACTTCGATCCGCAGTTCATCGGCCTGACGCCCAAGTCGGTGGAGGAACTGCAGAAGGTCGCCAACGCGGTGAGCATCCCGTTCATTCCGGCCGACACCAGCAAACCGAACTACACCGTCGACCACAGCGGCAACCTCGCGGTGATCGGCCCGGACGGCACCCAGCGCGGCTTCATCCGCGCACCGCTGAACAACGCCAAGCTGGTGGCGCAGTTGCCGGTGATGCTCAACCGACAGTGATGCAAGGCATTGGGGTGAAACAGGTGTAAACCTATTTCAGGACGGGACAGCAGGCACAAAAAAGGGACGCCCAAGGCGTCCCTTTTTCATTGCCGCAACGATCAGAACGCCGGCAGCACCGCGCCTTTGTACTTCTCGGTGATGAATTGCTTCACTTCCGGGCTGTGCAGGGCGGCCGCCAGTTTCTTCATCGCGTCGCTGTCCTTGTTGTCCCCGCGGGACACCAGGATGTTCACGTACGGCGAGTCGTTGCCTTCGATCACCAGCGCGTCCTTGGACGGATCGAGCTTGGCTTCCAGCGCGTAGTTGGTGTTGATCAGCGCCAGGTCGACCTGGGTCAGCACGCGCGGAATGGTCGCGGCTTCCAGTTCGCGGATCTTCAGGCCTTTCGGGTTCTCGGCGATGTCCTTGACGGTGGACAGGATGTTCTTCGAGTCCTTGAGCTTGATCACGCCGGCCTTGTCCAGCAACAGCAGCGCACGGCCGCCGTTGGTGGCATCGTTCGGGATCACCACGTTGGCGCCGCTCGGCAGCTCGTCGAGCTTCTTGTACTTGCTGGAGTAGGCGCCCAGCGGTTCCAGGTGCACGCCGGCCACGGCCACCAGGCTGGTGCCCTTGGCCTTGTTGAACTCATCGAGGTACGGCTGGTGCTGGAAGAAGTTGGCGTCCAGGCGCTTTTCGGCCACCTGCACGTTCGGCTGAATGTAGTCGGTGAACACCTTCACCTTCAGGTCCACACCTTCCTTAGCCAGCGCCGGCTTCACGAACTCGAGGATCTCGGCGTGGGGCACCGGGGTCGCGGCCACGGTCAGGGTTTCGGCGGCGTGGGCCGAGAAAGCGGCGGCGGCAGCGAGGGCAACGAACAGTCTTTTCATTCAGCTAACTCCTTGTGGGTATCCGCCGGCGGCGCCGCCGGGGCGCCTGCCGGGGAAGGCCGGCTCATGTTTTTCTGTGACAGGATCGATTATTTGCGCGAGAAGTGGACGACCAGCCGGTCGCCCGCCATTTGCAGCACTTGCACCAGGATCAGCAGCAGCACCACGGTCACGACCATCACGTCGGTCTGGAAGCGCTGGTAGCCGAAACGGATCGCCAGGTCGCCCAGACCGCCGGCGCCGACCACACCGGCCATCGCCGTGTAGGACACCAGTGTAATCGCTGTCACCGTAATCGCCGCGAAGATGCCCGGACGGGCCTCCGGCAGCAGCGCGTTGACGATGATCTGCCGGGTGGTCGCGCCCATCGACTGGGTCGCTTCGATGATGCCGCGGTCCACCTCGCGCAGGGCGGTTTCCACCAGCCGCGCGAAGAACGGCGTCGCGCCCACCACCAGCGGCGGAATCGCACCGGCAACGCCCAGCGACGTGCCGGTGATCAGCACGGTGAACGGGATCATCACGATCAGCAGGATGATGAACGGCAGAGAACGCAGGATGTTCACCACCAGCGACATGATCGCGTAGACGCCGCGGTTCTCCAGCAGCTGGCGCGGGCTGCACAGGAACAGCAGCACGCCCAGCGGCAAGCCCAGCAGGACGGTGAACAGCAGCGAGCCGCCGAGCATCATCAGGGTGTCGCCGGTGGCCAGCCAGATTTCCAGCCAGTCGATGTTTTCGAACAGGGACTTGAGCAGTTCCATCAGCGGAGCACCTCCATGTGAACGTCGGCGGCGGTGAAGCGGGCGAACGCCGCGTCCATGTCGCCGCCGGTGACGGCGAGGGTCAATTGCCCGTAGGGAACGTCTTTGATGCGGTCGATGCGGCCGGCCAGGATGCTGTAGTCCACCCCGGTCTCCCGGGCGACGGTGCCCAGCAGCGGCGCGTAGGTCGCGTCGCCCTGGAACGTCAGGCGCACGATGCGGCCCGGCACGTGGGCGAAGTCATCGCGCTGCTCGTTTTCGTCGATCTGCTCGTCTTCCTGGACGAAACGCTTGGTGGTCGGGTGCTTCGGATGCAGGAACACGTCGGCCACCGGGCCTTGCTCGACGATCGTGCCGGCGTCCATCACCGCCACCTGGTCGCAGACGCGGCGGATCACGTCCATCTCGTGGGTGATCAGGACGATGGTCAGTTTCAGCTCTCGGTTGATCTCGGCCAGCAGTTGCAGCACCGAAGCGGTGGTCTGCGGGTCGAGGGCGCTGGTGGCCTCGTCGCACAGCAGGATCTTCGGCTTGGTCGCCAGGGCGCGGGCGATGCCGACGCGCTGCTTCTGGCCGCCGGACAGTTGCGCCGGGTACTTCTTGGCGTGGTCGGACAGGCCGACCCGCGCCAGCAGTTCGGCCACGCGGCGGTCGATCTCGCTGCGCGACAGTTCGCCGGCCAGGGTCAGCGGCAGCGCGACGTTGTCGGCCACGGTCTTGGACGCCAGCAGGTTGAAGTGCTGGAAGATCATCCCGACCTGTTGCCGGAAACGGCGCAGGCCGTTGGCGTCCAGCGCGGTGATCTCTTCGCCGTCGACGATGATCTTGCCGCCGCTGGCGTCCTCCAGGCGATTGATCAGCCGCAGCAGGGTGCTTTTCCCTGCGCCGGAATGGCCAATCAGGCCGAACACCTGACCGTTCTCAATCGACAGACGGGTCGGGTGCAGCGCAGTGATGTCCTTACCGGCAACGCGGTAAGTCTTATGGACGTTTTGAAACTCGATCACGTAGCGAACCTTGTGGGGCGCGTTGAAAAGGGTCAGCGGTTAGCCGGGCGCGCATTTTAGCCTGTCCGTATAGAGGTTCTTAGCATTTATTTCGCAAACAACCTTTCTTTTGGCAATAACGCGATCAAAGGTCATAAAAAA
This Pseudomonas ekonensis DNA region includes the following protein-coding sequences:
- a CDS encoding methionine ABC transporter ATP-binding protein, whose product is MIEFQNVHKTYRVAGKDITALHPTRLSIENGQVFGLIGHSGAGKSTLLRLINRLEDASGGKIIVDGEEITALDANGLRRFRQQVGMIFQHFNLLASKTVADNVALPLTLAGELSRSEIDRRVAELLARVGLSDHAKKYPAQLSGGQKQRVGIARALATKPKILLCDEATSALDPQTTASVLQLLAEINRELKLTIVLITHEMDVIRRVCDQVAVMDAGTIVEQGPVADVFLHPKHPTTKRFVQEDEQIDENEQRDDFAHVPGRIVRLTFQGDATYAPLLGTVARETGVDYSILAGRIDRIKDVPYGQLTLAVTGGDMDAAFARFTAADVHMEVLR
- a CDS encoding MetQ/NlpA family ABC transporter substrate-binding protein; this translates as MKRLFVALAAAAAFSAHAAETLTVAATPVPHAEILEFVKPALAKEGVDLKVKVFTDYIQPNVQVAEKRLDANFFQHQPYLDEFNKAKGTSLVAVAGVHLEPLGAYSSKYKKLDELPSGANVVIPNDATNGGRALLLLDKAGVIKLKDSKNILSTVKDIAENPKGLKIRELEAATIPRVLTQVDLALINTNYALEAKLDPSKDALVIEGNDSPYVNILVSRGDNKDSDAMKKLAAALHSPEVKQFITEKYKGAVLPAF
- the ctaD gene encoding cytochrome c oxidase subunit I, which codes for MSAVIDDHGHADHAHGPAKGLMRWVLTTNHKDIGTLYLWFAFCMFLLGGSFAMVIRAELFQPGLQIVEPAFFNQMTTMHGLVMVFGAVMPAFVGLANWMIPLMIGAPDMALPRMNNFSFWLLPAAFLLLVSTLFTPGGGPNFGWTFYAPLSTTYAPESVTFFIFAIHLMGISSIMGAINVIATILNLRAPGMTLMKMPLFVWTWLITAFLLIAVMPVLAGCVTMMLMDIHFGTSFFSAAGGGDPVLFQHVFWFFGHPEVYIMILPAFGAVSAIIPTFARKPLFGYTSMVYATASIAFLSFIVWAHHMFVVGIPLVGELFFMYATMLIAVPTGVKVFNWASTMWQGSMTFETPMLFAVAFVILFSIGGFSGLMLAIAPADFQYQDTYFVVAHFHYVLVPGAIFGIFASAYYWLPKWTGHMYDETLGKLHFWLSFIGMNLTFFPMHFVGLAGMPRRIPDYNLQFADFNMVSSIGAFMFGATQIFFLFIVIKTIRGGAPAPAKPWDGAEGLEWSVPSPAPYHTFTTPPEVK
- a CDS encoding twin transmembrane helix small protein; translated protein: MLKAAIVLMLIATVISLFSGLFFLVKDDSGSNRLVIALSVRVTLAAATVGLIAWGFWSGQLVSHAPW
- a CDS encoding cytochrome c oxidase subunit 3, producing the protein MATHEHYYVPAQSKWPIVATVGMVTTVYGLATWFNDLKAARPESHGPLIFFIGGLLLAYMLFGWFGAVIKESRAGLYSPQLDRSFRWGMSWFIFSEVMFFIAFFGALFYVRHVSGPALGGEGTKGIAHMLWPNFEFVWPLLNNPDSKLFPPPKEVISPWGLPLINTILLVSSSVTVTIAHHALKKGHRGALKLWLAVTVLLGCGFLALQAEEYMHAYHELGLTLGSGIYGATFFMLTGFHGAHVTIGTIILFVMLVRIMRGHFDAEHQFGFEAASWYWHFVDVVWIGLFVFVYVL
- a CDS encoding cytochrome c oxidase assembly protein, with product MADSVSMKKLVTRLLSVVVAMFVFGFALVPLYDVMCKAFGINGKTAGQYEGEQTVDTSRQVRVQFLSTNTADMPWDFYPKHDELTANPGAVNEMIFIARNPTDKPMSAQAVPSIAPSNAAAYFHKTECFCFTQQVLQPGQQIEMPVRFIVDRDMPKDVKHLTLSYTLFDITARHPPVAASTGG
- a CDS encoding methionine ABC transporter permease, with amino-acid sequence MELLKSLFENIDWLEIWLATGDTLMMLGGSLLFTVLLGLPLGVLLFLCSPRQLLENRGVYAIMSLVVNILRSLPFIILLIVMIPFTVLITGTSLGVAGAIPPLVVGATPFFARLVETALREVDRGIIEATQSMGATTRQIIVNALLPEARPGIFAAITVTAITLVSYTAMAGVVGAGGLGDLAIRFGYQRFQTDVMVVTVVLLLILVQVLQMAGDRLVVHFSRK
- the cyoE gene encoding heme o synthase, with product MAILIGERPAQALWRDYLELTKPKVVVLMLITSLVGMFLATRAGVPWTVLVFGNLGIALCAGGAAAVNHVVDRRIDAVMARTHKRPLAEGRVAPAAALTFALALALSGQALLLAFTNALTAWLTLASLLGYAVVYTGFLKRATPQNIVIGGLAGAAPPLLGWTAATGHVSAEPLLLVLIIFAWTPPHFWALAIHRKEEYAKADIPMLPVTHGEHYTKVHILLYTFALLAVSLLPYVIHMSGLLYLICALGLGARFLQWAVVLYRGTRPHAAINTFKYSIYYLFLLFIALLVDHYLLLNL
- a CDS encoding COX15/CtaA family protein — translated: MAKPGFRLALFATLLALIVVLLGAYTRLTHAGLGCPDWPGCYGFISVPKSEAQLAHAELHFPDSPVEAHKGWNEMIHRYFAGTLGMLIAVLAGRAWVDRRRPGQPLKLPLFLLAVVFAQAAFGMWTVTLKLWPQVVTGHLLGGFATLSLLFLLTLRLSGVLPALSVPRRLQHWATAGLALVIAQIALGGWVSSNYAAVACIDFPTCHGQWLPPADFANGFHLTQHIGPNYLGGQLDSDARTAIHLTHRIGALLVTLVLLGLAWQLKAVGMTRLAGLVLAALAAQITLGVSNVLFHLPLPVAVAHNAGGAALLLTMVLVNYHARTALVRVKRPMPAGWRLSPRRHPAAPATLKGETPWRF
- a CDS encoding SURF1 family protein; amino-acid sequence: MKRFRPGVVPTVAVILLLPLMVSLGFWQLGRGAEKTALLASYAERRAAEPMAAAELLHSADPAFRRVHLHGRFDAAHSLLLDNRQRDGKVGVELLQPFQDRRTGQWLLVNRGWLPWPDRRVVPQFATPADAVDLDAWVYVAPGATFQLHADPVSDVWPQTVTAVEPARLWKTLERDGFAYEVRAETGPVSYRSDWPVVAMGPEKHLGYAVQWFAMATALLGLYLYLGWHNAKEKHHGSGHESTQHV
- a CDS encoding SCO family protein, encoding MTRTQKTVFILVAVIALILGLTVNKVLSGKGQGDPTALIDAGIILLPQSRNLPDVTMTDQDGKAVTVNELKGKWSLLFFGYTFCPDICPTTLAQLRQIKSELPKDAVDKLQIVLVSVDPNRDNPKQLKQYLGYFDPQFIGLTPKSVEELQKVANAVSIPFIPADTSKPNYTVDHSGNLAVIGPDGTQRGFIRAPLNNAKLVAQLPVMLNRQ